Genomic DNA from Peribacillus simplex:
GTAGAATATTAGCTTTTGACCCGTATCCGCACTAATTTCCTCATTAATCGAAATCCGTTCAAAACCGTTTTTCACTAAAACCTTTTGGGAGGCAATATTGTCGCTTGTCGTTTTGGCTTGTATTTGAGTCACATTCAATCCCGGCGCCAGATTAACCAAAAGCTTTAAAGCTTCGTTCGCTATCCCCTTTTGCGTAAATGCTTCACCGATTCTGTAACCGACATGAGCCGTACCATTATTAGGATCGATATCCACAAGGTTAATCCTGCCGACGATTTTGCCTGAACGATCCTTAATTAAATAAAAAGAGGAGATGGCATCTTCTTGTTCTTTTAATAATTCCTTATGCCTGATCTCAAACGTTCCAAAGCTATAATAATCATCTCCCCGGCCTGGCACCGTTTGCTCGAAAAAACTTCTATTATTGCATTCAAATGCAAATAACGCGTGTGCATCCTGTTCATTTAGCCTGTGAATGTATATATCCATCATTCCTTCATCCTTTCAAAAAACGCTAAGATATACGACCTGATATATCATTCAAGAAAACCAAGGGCTTATCCTTCCTGCTGAATATATATCGAATATTTTTTCATTCAACAGTCTTTAGCAGCAATCAAGCATTTTTGTTAAAGAATCTATGGTTCGATTTTGCCAACAAGCCGTTTATATGGATAACACTGTCACATACTGACAAAATTTGATACCCTCAATACCATATCATTCCAAGTGCGAATGGAACCATCACACCCACTAATTTCTATAAAAATCCAAAAATAGTTGAGAATAAATCTTTTTACACACGTTGTATTAAGTGTAAAAGCTTTTACAAAAAAACAAGGGGAATCACGTCATGAAGTCTACTGATATAAATTTTATCGAGCGGTTGCAACGCCAAGAAGAAGACGCATTGGAATTTATAGTGAATACCTATTTGCCACTAATCAAGGGGGTCACATATAAGGTTCTCTCCCCTCTTAGGAACGACGGTGTCATGGAAGAATGCATCAATGATATTTTTCTTTCAATCTGGAACAATTCAAAAAAGTTCCATGGGGATACAACAGATTTCAGAAAATGGATCTGTGCTATCGCTAAGTTTAAAGCGATTGATTATTACCGAAAAGCCATGAAGAAAATGGAGCTTACATCAGGTTACACAGAAGTAGATCCAGAAAAATCTGCAGAAGACGAACTAATTATACTGGAAGACAGAAAAGAATTACTTCAGTTAATTGACCTTTTAGAACCTGTGGACCGGGATATTTTTATCATGAAGTACTTTCTTGGTTTAAAAAATGAGGATATATCGATAAAACTCGGGTTGACCAAAGCATCAATAGACAATCGAATTTATAGGGGAAAAAAGAAGCTAAATCAAAAAGCTACGAATCTTAAATTAGGAGGCAGTGTCGTATGAAGGATATTTATGAATTATTAAATGATATAGATTTAGACGAAACTGAATTTAAGGAAATGGATGTCACCGAACTAGAAAAAGCTAAAGTCAAAAGAACCCTAAAAAAATCAATAAGAAAGAAGAAAAAAATGAAACGTTGGCAAAAGAATGTTCTGGCTGCTTCCATTATATTCGGGTTATCCACCGCAACGATTGGATTCTCGTTTACCGCTTCTGCTAAAAGCATTCCTTTGATAGGAGATATTTTCAGCTATTTTAGTAATGAAAACTTAGGTCTCCCCGATGATATCAAGAATAATGGACTTTATAGTGATTATAAGGCCTACTCTAACAAAATTGGCTTTACCGAAGAAAGCAATGGCCTCACTTTCACGATAAATGACGCCATTTATGACGGAAAAACAGTAACCATCACTTATACTATTGAAAGCGAAGAAGATTTGGGTGACGGATCATTTCTCATTCCCAGCCCGAATATAAAAGAAATGAAAGCCCAAGGAGGATCGGATGAAATTTCAAAAGTAGCTGATAAAAAATATGTAGGCTTATTGACGATTAGTGACTTAGAAGATCTAAAAGAAGATAAAGTAAATATAGACTGGGATATAAACAGCATCAGTATTAACGACATGGATAAAGAGATAAAAGGAAATTGGAACTTTGCTTTCTCACTAAAGGCAACTGAAAGCAACGAGAAGGTCATCAATAAAAGTGTGAATCAACATGGAGTAAAAGTATCCGTCGAAAAACTATCAATCTCGCCAATGTCCTTTGTGGTTGATTATCATCAAGAAGTGTCCGACTCAGTCAAAAGCAAGTGGGATGAAGCCTATGTGGAGTTGACCATTAAAGATGACTTAGGGAATGTATACGATGGTCAAGAAAACGGAGGAAGCGGTATCGATTCTTATAATTTGAACTTCAGCAAAACATTCCAAAAAATCGATCCGGATGCTACGCAACTGATTGCGACACCACATGTAACATTACGCAATTTCACTTCAGAGAACCACGGAGAGGTAACCATAACGGAGGATGGTGAAGAAAAGGTGTCATCCTTCCCAACAAAACCAGGAATTGCTCCCAAAGAGTTGGTATTGGATGATATCGTGATTGATTTGAGGAAATAACAATTTCACCTACAAGAGGTATACTGAACCCTTCCCAGAGTGGGAAGGCTCAGGTATACCTCTTTTTTGTGACTTCTTATTCTGTCCATGAATAGAGATATATACATGAATTACTTGAAAAGTCAAAAATAAATTATTTTCTTCTGGTAAAAAATCAACGGATGATGTATCATAGTCTTCAGATATTTATTATTCTTATTTGGTTAATCGGAATTAGGAGGAATATATATGATTGGTTATGTGTTTTTAAATCTTGCCATAATGCTCGTTCTTTTAGGCGTTTTATTTTACATGAGTAAGAAGCATGTTTCCTTTACAAAAAGGGTCTTTACTGGACTTGGTTTAGGGATTGTATTCGGGCTTCTATTGCAGTATTTCTTTGAACCCCAGTCTGAAGCGATCATTAAATCTGTCGATTGGTTTAACATTGTAGGTTCCGGCTATGTCAAGTTCCTGCAAATGATCGTCATGCCGCTTGTCTTCATTTCGATCTTATCCGCATTCACAAGATTGAAGCTGACTAGCAATATTGGAAAGATCAGTGTCCTGATCATCGGAATCCTGCTTGGAACGACTGCGATTGCAGCAGCTGTTGGGATCACCTCGGCAACTGTATTCAATTTGGAAGCCGTTCAAATTGAGCAAGGGGAAGCGGAGTTAAGCCGCGGGGATCAAATATCGGAGACATACGGTACGATTCAGGATAAAACGATGCCGCAGCAAATCCTTGAATTGATTCCGTCCAATCCGTTCCTTGATTTAACGGGAGCACGTCCGACATCAACCATTTCCGTTGTAATTTTTGCTGCATTCCTTGGGATTGCCTATTTAGGAGTCAAGCGCAAGCAGCCTGAACATGCTGAATTTTTTGCTAAAATAGTAGATACATTGCACAGCATCATCATGCGTGTCGTAACATTGATCCTGCGTTTAACGCCATACGGGATCTTGGCGATCATGACGAAGACGGTAGCTACGAGTGATTTGGATGCCATCCTGAAATTGGGGAAATTCGTGGGAGCCTCTTATGTCGCACTGATCGTCATGTTCCTCATCCATTTGCTATTGCTGATGCTTGCAGGATTGAACCCAATCGTATATTTAAGAAAAGCTTTCCCGGTATTATCGTTTGCCTTCACCTCAAGAACAAGTGCAGGAGCTCTTCCATTGAACATCCAAACACAGAAACAACTAGGGGTGTCGGAAGGTATTGCCAACTTTGCCGGATCCTTCGGCTTGTCGATCGGTCAAAACGGCTGTGCCGGAATCTATCCGGCCATGTTAGCGGTCATGATCGCTCCAACGGTTGGAATCAACCCACTGGACCCTTCATTCATCGCCATGTTGATTGCCATCGTGGCCATTAGCTCTTTCGGGGTTGCAGGTGTAGGCGGAGGAGCAACATTCGCTGCCATCCTGGTATTATCTGCAATGAACTTGCCAATCGCCTTGGCCGGACTGTTGATTTCCGTCGAGCCATTGATCGATATGGGAAGAACGGCTGTGAATGTCAGCGGAAGCATGACTTCCGGCATCCTGACCAGTAAAGTGACGGGTGACCTGGATAAGGGACAGTTCAGCGAAGAATCATCTTTGAAAATTGAAGCTGAAATGTAAAAGAAAAAAGCATCGGACTTCCTGTCATGGGAGGTTCGATGCTTTTTTTCATGGTCTGCCGGTATCAAATATATGTTAGCAGACACACTCCATGCTTTACTTGTACATTTTAAGGAATAAATACATGCCAGATATTTTCTTGTTTCTTATATTTCCCCTTTATTTCTCCAACTCCATCAATTGTAAGCGAATCGCTGTTTTCAATGGGTCTTTTCCCTAATATCAGATGTAATTTATTTATATATTTAATTCCATTACCAACATGGGCAATTACAGGTTGTTGAAAAAGAAAGTCTTGGTTGTTCATTCTTACTATTAAAAAACTCTTATGTAAAAGTCTATCTTCTACTGGGATGATATTCATCGGGTCAAAGGATTCAGCAGTTATTTCCCCTTCAATATATAAATGAATTCCTGCTTGTTCATTAAACTCTTCAAATGCTTTCATTCTCTTTTCCATGGCAAAATTAACGACTTCTTCTGTTTCAGGACTTACCTTCACATCAGCTATTGAATCTTCCATATAGTCACCGGTATGCTGTTTCAATAGGTCATATAATGTATCTTCGCTATCAAAAAAACTTTCCATCCAGTCTGGTGAAAGCTCCTCCAGTAACAAACACATAAACAAACCGGAACTATAACAACTTCTTCTAATACTAGAAGTAGATTCATATTTGTTTATTAATTGTTGTGCATACTTTTTTAAAACTGAATGGTAATCAAGCGGGCTTTTTTCCGAGTAAGCCCTTAATTCGACATACCACGCAGGCCCCTCAATGGTTTCAATCAACTTTTCATATGTTAGGTACTCTCCAATACTGGCTGCTCTTTTTTCCCTTAGGGCAATGAAAGCATCAAGGTATTGTTTCTTCTTCATTATGTTATTTTCCAACAACGCATGATAAAGATTTGTTCTTTCCTGATTTCGCAATTCCACATTTTCTTTTGACAACGGATATGTGATTCCCATCATTTCATCAGGAAACCGTTTTTCATCTTTAATATATTGATAGCCGTGAAATAATTCGTGAACCACTATTGAATACAAATCTTCATAATCCTCATACGAATCCATATTAACAATTGCGGTTGGATATTCTTCATACGAAATAATTGTGTCTCCAGTAAACCGTACATCCCACTTTAAAATATGATATGTACATTGTGGATCGTTACTGAATTTGGGATGATTGAATAGATAAACATTTCTCTTATCATATAAAGCATAAGCAACAAGTTCAAAACCCGGCCAATAATTTTCCAACTTCGCTTTAACCAAGTCTTCAGCCATTCGATTAAGATAATGAGGCATTCTTTTCCCTCCATTGTTTTAATTCGATTAAAAACATAATATCATATATGTTTTAACATAAATATCCAAATTATTAATAGACAAAAAACCACTGTAACATATCAGCTCATGGGAGCTAATATTCTTACAGTGGCTATTTCCTGTGGTCACTTTTTAATTTGCCTTGCTGTGTAATGATTGGCCTGATAAGCCGATAGGGCTTGGAACATATACTGGACAGCTGCATATACCCCGCATGCAAGAAGAATCCCTGCGAGTACATCCAATACAGCATGCTGTTTCGTAAATAGCGTGGAGAGGATAATCAGTGTTCCGAATGCAGTGACACTGGCATACTCCCATTTATGCTTTTCTTTCCGCTTATGGGCGACGATCATCATGATGAATGTAGTCAGTACATGAATGCTGGGAAGACAGTTGACAGGTTGATCATGACTATAAACGATTCTCATTAAATGGGCAAAGATATCGTTCCCCACCACTTCTGGACGGGGGACTGTCGTTTGCCAAAGGCAATATACAAGAAAACAGAGAAGTTTCCCCGATATCAAACTGCCTAATCCTACGAAATAGTGCTTTCGGTCAACAAAACAGTAGTAAATCAGCAATCCATAAATATACGGATACCAAAGTAAATAAGGCACGACAAATTCTTTAATAAAGGGAATCTCCCCATCTATTATAGTCGTAACATCGACAGCATGACCTGAAGATTGGTTGATGATTGAATAGATGGAACTAGTAATCACCAAAAGTAATAAATAATATAACGGGTGAAAGGATAAGATGGAATTGTTTTTCATAGCTCGCTCCGGCTTTCAATATATTGGTTTTTTCCAAAGATTATTATACAACATTTTTCACTAGATTCACTCTTTAATTGCTAAAGTTAATGATTCCCATGAACTAGTAAAATGGATATCTCTTACTTTTAATGCGACCAAGAATACATAACGAAAGCCATGGCATGCTACCATGGCTTGAAACTGAAACTTATATGCGAGAAGGCAAAAGCGATATTCCCGCTTTCTCTAGATTTTGTTGTGGCGTTTTTTCCATACAAACGTCAAGGAAATGAAGATGTAGATGCAAAGTGTAATGATCGTAACGATGATGGATGTCGTGAAAATGATTCCGATCAGGATCGTTATTAAAGCGATGATCGCAGCCCAAGTCGTATACGGGAACCATTTTACCGAATAGGCACTTGTTTTTCCGGACTGTTGTTTACGTGATTTCAAATGGGCGAAAGCAATGATCAACCAGATGAATAATACGGTATATCCCAGCGAACCCATAAGGAAATCGAATGTCTTGCTTCCAGCAAATAAGGAAATCAGTACACCGCCATATAAAGCGGAAGTACACATCAAGATTGCGGGAACAGGTACTTTCTTCTTGGATAAACGGGAAAAGATTTTCGGAATGCGACCATCCACTGCTTGTGTATATAGAACGCGGGATGAACCATACAACCCGGAGTTCATCGATGAAATGATCGCTAATAGAACAACGGCGTTCATAATATGGTCGGCACCTGGAATCCCAATCATTTGAAAGACCA
This window encodes:
- a CDS encoding GNAT family N-acetyltransferase; translated protein: MDIYIHRLNEQDAHALFAFECNNRSFFEQTVPGRGDDYYSFGTFEIRHKELLKEQEDAISSFYLIKDRSGKIVGRINLVDIDPNNGTAHVGYRIGEAFTQKGIANEALKLLVNLAPGLNVTQIQAKTTSDNIASQKVLVKNGFERISINEEISADTGQKLIFYHYIRNL
- a CDS encoding sigma-70 family RNA polymerase sigma factor yields the protein MKSTDINFIERLQRQEEDALEFIVNTYLPLIKGVTYKVLSPLRNDGVMEECINDIFLSIWNNSKKFHGDTTDFRKWICAIAKFKAIDYYRKAMKKMELTSGYTEVDPEKSAEDELIILEDRKELLQLIDLLEPVDRDIFIMKYFLGLKNEDISIKLGLTKASIDNRIYRGKKKLNQKATNLKLGGSVV
- a CDS encoding DUF4179 domain-containing protein; the encoded protein is MKDIYELLNDIDLDETEFKEMDVTELEKAKVKRTLKKSIRKKKKMKRWQKNVLAASIIFGLSTATIGFSFTASAKSIPLIGDIFSYFSNENLGLPDDIKNNGLYSDYKAYSNKIGFTEESNGLTFTINDAIYDGKTVTITYTIESEEDLGDGSFLIPSPNIKEMKAQGGSDEISKVADKKYVGLLTISDLEDLKEDKVNIDWDINSISINDMDKEIKGNWNFAFSLKATESNEKVINKSVNQHGVKVSVEKLSISPMSFVVDYHQEVSDSVKSKWDEAYVELTIKDDLGNVYDGQENGGSGIDSYNLNFSKTFQKIDPDATQLIATPHVTLRNFTSENHGEVTITEDGEEKVSSFPTKPGIAPKELVLDDIVIDLRK
- a CDS encoding L-cystine transporter, with amino-acid sequence MIGYVFLNLAIMLVLLGVLFYMSKKHVSFTKRVFTGLGLGIVFGLLLQYFFEPQSEAIIKSVDWFNIVGSGYVKFLQMIVMPLVFISILSAFTRLKLTSNIGKISVLIIGILLGTTAIAAAVGITSATVFNLEAVQIEQGEAELSRGDQISETYGTIQDKTMPQQILELIPSNPFLDLTGARPTSTISVVIFAAFLGIAYLGVKRKQPEHAEFFAKIVDTLHSIIMRVVTLILRLTPYGILAIMTKTVATSDLDAILKLGKFVGASYVALIVMFLIHLLLLMLAGLNPIVYLRKAFPVLSFAFTSRTSAGALPLNIQTQKQLGVSEGIANFAGSFGLSIGQNGCAGIYPAMLAVMIAPTVGINPLDPSFIAMLIAIVAISSFGVAGVGGGATFAAILVLSAMNLPIALAGLLISVEPLIDMGRTAVNVSGSMTSGILTSKVTGDLDKGQFSEESSLKIEAEM
- a CDS encoding phosphatase PAP2 family protein, whose translation is MKNNSILSFHPLYYLLLLVITSSIYSIINQSSGHAVDVTTIIDGEIPFIKEFVVPYLLWYPYIYGLLIYYCFVDRKHYFVGLGSLISGKLLCFLVYCLWQTTVPRPEVVGNDIFAHLMRIVYSHDQPVNCLPSIHVLTTFIMMIVAHKRKEKHKWEYASVTAFGTLIILSTLFTKQHAVLDVLAGILLACGVYAAVQYMFQALSAYQANHYTARQIKK